One genomic region from Athalia rosae chromosome 3, iyAthRosa1.1, whole genome shotgun sequence encodes:
- the LOC105686531 gene encoding pregnancy zone protein-like isoform X1, translated as MSSGARMVFILAILQYFLQSPLGTAANPHRGYVFTAPKRLIAGETESGCLSIHHLSTPAHALLELLTTDDVAEEEILAASSFTLETGVEACLELLVPHTKYSVARLRLKVRFDKHPDYTINSEKDVYIEHDSHVTFVETDKPVYKPGQDVNIRILTVKHDLKPWKKPIPKIWIESPSEVRVAQWLNVSTDLGLVQLTFPLSPEPSPGIWKIKVEKKKFHLPIIDTKTFEVKKYVLPRFQVSITPPGYILANAENVTWNVCAKYSYGKPVKGSLHLKSTPQTPTWRRKQNLPEINYLTELNSEDGCVEFTVTGSELGLADWKVLPNNIMLTANFTEAGTGVVETATSRTNVVHQSLKLEFLPHTPQYFKLGLPYHGKLRVLKQDNTPAPNEKIQLCLKVRGKDDWLRVVVECRNFTSSSDGFIDFIVPPQHKNIESLSFVAAGVEYPTKYYSPDKRWRVFMDQPSAYMDTSPWYSPSDSYLSVAPGYQPIVCGEKYSFNVMYTMPINHETNEPISFHYSVNSKGDLLIFGHVKHKPHKDSVLNYSEFRNLLGAVETPANRTDQTHVVHRFPLSVKVTPSMAPVSELLLYYVRPDGETVATTYTIVVGNCFGNKVKTAWHEESQSPGGKTQFHIEAAPFSLCGISALDKSTMFLRGGKTNMMSKDDAFNQLKRFHIKPTDSPIQSRFNYCLKVKKQSQEEVEVDHLPRPAEEEPPFYDLRRRKRSMYYGRAHYIDAMQAFDDFGVIVMSDLTLETRPCSQISGVYFSTQRTAMTLEQTDTGLDGGPLFIRHRAMPLAYPLLTFDAQLNHDYLDPTDTADTATTIRSYFPETWLWELVQTGKEGTVTIERQLPHTITDWVGYTTCISPRHGLGIAPPTTITAFQSFFLDYTLPYSVKRGEMLHMKVSLFNYMQHSLPVKIKLEDARGLDLHLSRSVVSFCVDSRSSVVHEYILRPRVLGDVNITVSAAVDAEYPDPCGPDTLIHTRDVITKPILVLPEGFPVEVTKSAFICPKDFVDDSFVVWNLDLPEDLVAESARAYVSLIGDILGPALENLEKLVRLPMGCGEQNMVLFVPNIHVINYLEATHMENSALKAKAIKNMEKGYQRELNYRHPDGSYSAFGADNLSTEGSMWLTAFVVKSLAQAQHLIHVDERDLKFSVKWITKRQLENGCFPVRGQVFHKDMKGGLQDDNGSSLALTAYVLISLLESGVPLQPALTNNALHCLEKDSVSGDGNPYTLALTTYALTLLEHPRANDSLQALIGLATKHQDLIWWENKTKPSVGLSVEMTAYAILSLVKIGGETNMVTALRAVRWISKQRNAEGGFTSTQDTVLGLEALTKYASAMSLANTDLSVLITANEIDHAFKMQNENRLLFRQVQLPVLPTTVEIFADGEGCVLVQSNLKYNVPHATGSDAFDLSVNAESVASVDECAMQRITVCARYKMADEESNMALIDIGMISGYIPDRSSLHSLLENPSTYVKRFEEDRDVVSIYLEKLTTQRTCISFIVTRENVVDRPEAANVKLYDYYQQELTVSSSYNFAPTCSSSGVNEGPGIPNPMPNEPNVRNTTTRGNSPTTTSTARSTTDRDINVVLLPVEAHSDVAEGPAVLRHAKNMRSDSKLPENVVAALPLVTDKPELKTVPPAKITELIEKFKEKIAARNMEIKAKVNGTLMTTGIEPKLENVSLVENSDIKMNSDGLEETGHVRTENDNSVREFKQAYKKDNDEIFKHIDVMQDMGSGEAPNEREFGLNPAFVEVDHDLELPDGIEGPEPVFVKPDKVVTFDGEDRGEDASVTNDDIQNPEQTKPTYEKVSHGQDVETTRTIGENLEDGMIVEPEQFMIEQESLPSTPSSLKTSCPTCLGNIPKNISEIYCKAKSVVKVAIRRFHKARLLLDLHASRSTSRLRSTIDLTIDPDCSCEIIDTSGGFALLIDQKDSTLASLVDHVEQHLGKSVTIYKLPNTQGLPPEIKQARALC; from the exons ACATCGAACACGATTCGCACGTCACATTTGTGGAGACAGATAAGCCAGTTTACAAGCCCGGACAGGACGTGAACATTAGAATCCTCACGGTGAAACATGACTTGAAACCGTGGAAAAAACCT ATTCCTAAAATATGGATCGAAAGCCCTTCTGAAGTCAGAGTGGCCCAATGGTTGAATGTTTCCACAGATCTCGGTCTTGTACAATTGACGTTTCCTTTGTCACCTGAACCTAGCCCG GGTATATGGAAGAtcaaagttgagaaaaaaaaattccacctaCCGATTATCGACACAAAAACTTTCGAGGTGAAAAAGTACGTGCTTCCGAGGTTCCAAGTGTCCATTACTCCTCCAGGATACATTCTCGCCAATGCTGAAAATGTAACGTGGAACGTTTGCGCCAA ATACAGCTATGGTAAACCGGTAAAGGGTTCGCTTCACTTGAAATCGACACCACAGACGCCCACATGGAGACGAAAGCAAAACCTGCCAGAAATCAATTACCTCACCGAG TTAAATTCCGAAGATGGATGCGTCGAATTTACCGTTACTGGTTCAGAACTTGGTTTGGCAGACTGGAAGGTATTGCCGAACAATATAATGTTGACAGCTAACTTCACCGAGGCAGGAACAGGAGTTGTTGAAACTGCTACCAGTCGAACAAATGTTGTCCATCAGTCACTGAAATTGGAGTTTCTGCCACACACCCCTCAATATTTCAAACTCGGATTACCATATCATGGAAAG tTGCGTGTACTGAAGCAAGACAATACCCCGGCACCGAATGAGAAGATCCAACTTTGCCTGAAGGTGAGGGGAAAAGACGACTGGTTGAGGGTTGTCGTAGAATGTCGAAATTTTACGTCCTCCTCCGATGGATTTATCGACTTCATAGTGCCCCCGCAGCATAAAAATATCGAGTCCCTCAGTTTTGTTGCAGCTGGGGTTGAATATCCAACGAAATACTACTCTCCGGATAAGAGATGGCGA GTTTTCATGGATCAACCATCCGCCTACATGGACACCAGTCCGTGGTATTCGCCATCGGACAGCTACTTGTCGGTGGCCCCCGGATATCAGCCGATCGTTTGTGGCGAAAAATACTCGTTCAACGTCATGTATACCATGCCGATTAACCACGAGACGAACGAACCGATCTCCTTTCATTATTCGGTGAATTCAAAGGGAGATCTACTGATATTTGGCCACGTTAAACACAAGCCCCACAAGGACTCCGTTCTCAATTATTCAGAATTTCGCAACCTCCTTGGAGCCGTTGAGACACCGGCGAACAGAACTGACCAAACTCACGTGGTGCACAG ATTCCCGTTGAGCGTCAAAGTAACCCCCAGCATGGCCCCTGTCTCGGAACTTTTACTGTACTACGTTCGTCCGGATGGAGAAACGGTCGCAACGACCTACACGATAGTCGTCGGTAACTGTTTCGGAAATAAAGTGAAGACCGCGTGGCACGAGGAGTCGCAAAGTCCGGGAGGAAAAACTCAGTTCCACATAGAAGCGGCACCGTTTTCGCTCTGCGGTATATCCGCTCTCGATAAATCGACGATGTTCCTACGCGGAGGAAAGACTAATATGATGAGCAAGGACGATGCCTTCAACCAGCTCAAAAGATTCCACATAAAGCCCACGGACTCACCCATTCAAAGTCGTTTCAATTACTGTTTGA AAGTGAAAAAACAATCGCAAGAGGAGGTGGAAGTCGACCATTTACCTAGGCCCGCCGAAGAGGAGCCTCCCTTTTACGATCTACGCAGAAGAAAACGGTCGATGTACTACGGCCGTGCTCACTACATCGACGCCATGCAAGCATTTGAT GATTTCGGAGTCATAGTGATGAGCGATTTGACGCTCGAAACCCGTCCGTGCTCTCAAATTTCCGGGGTCTATTTCTCCACGCAGCGTACGGCGATGACGTTGGAACAGACGGATACCG GTTTAGATGGCGGTCCCCTGTTCATAAGACATCGCGCTATGCCGCTCGCCTATCCGCTGCTGACGTTCGACGCGCAGTTGAACCACGACTATCTGGATCCTACGGACACCGCGGACACGGCTACGACTATAAGGTCCTATTTTCCCGAGACTTGGCTCTGGGAGTTGGTGCAAACGGG GAAGGAGGGTACGGTCACGATAGAGCGTCAACTACCCCATACCATCACGGATTGGGTGGGTTACACCACCTGCATTTCCCCGAGACACGGACTCGGCATCGCCCCGCCGACGACGATCACCGCATTCCAGTCGTTCTTCTTGGACTACACCCTGCCGTACAGCGTGAAACGCGGCGAAATGCTTCACATGAAAGTGTCCCTCTTCAATTACATGCAGCACAGTCTACCC gtgaaaaTTAAGTTGGAAGATGCGAGGGGGCTCGATTTGCATCTGTCGCGTTCCGTGGTCTCGTTTTGCGTCGATTCGAGATCGAGCGTCGTCCACGAATACATATTACGACCTCGCGTCCTCGGCGACGTGAACATAACAGTTTCTGCAGCGGTTGACGCGGAGTACCCGGACCCCTGCGGACCGGACACCCTGATTCATACCAG GGACGTTATAACAAAACCAATACTTGTACTGCCGGAAGGTTTCCCAGTCGAGGTCACCAAATCGGCATTCATCTGCCCGAAGGATTTTGTCGATGATTCATTTGTTGTATGGAATTTGGATTTGCCCGAAGACCTGGTAGCGGAAAGCGCGAGGGCGTACGTTTCTCTGATTGGAGATATTTTAGGGCCGGCTTTAGAAAATTTGGAGAAGTTGGTGCGTCTGCCCATGGGATGCGGAGAACAGAACATGGTATTGTTCGTACCCAACATTCACGTCATTAATTACTTGGAGGCGACTCACATGGAGAATTCGGCGCTGAAGGCCAAGGCGATCAAAAACATGGAAAAAG GATATCAACGAGAATTGAACTACCGACATCCGGACGGTTCTTACTCAGCGTTCGGTGCCGACAATCTGTCCACCGAAGGATCCATGTGGCTGACCGCTTTCGTTGTCAAATCTTTGGCTCAAGCGCAACACTTGATTCACGTGGATGAGcgcgatttgaaattttccgtcaAATGGATCACGAAACGTCAGTTGGAGAATGGATGTTTCCCTGTACGTGGTCAAGTGTTTCACAAGGACATGAAG GGTGGCCTTCAAGACGACAACGGTTCTTCCTTGGCACTGACCGCGTACGTCTTAATATCTCTACTCGAATCCGGGGTGCCGTTGCAGCCGGCGTTGACGAACAACGCGTTACACTGCTTGGAAAAAGACTCCGTCAGCGGCGACGGCAATCCCTACACTTTGGCGCTGACAACCTACGCTCTGACGTTATTGGAACACCCGAGAGCTAACGATAGTTTGCAGGCGTTGATAGGGCTCGCGACTAAACATCAG GACTTGATATGGTGGGAGAATAAAACGAAGCCGTCCGTAGGTTTGAGCGTTGAAATGACGGCGTACGCAATTTTATCGCTGGTAAAAATTGGCGGGGAAACGAATATGGTGACTGCGCTAAGAGCCGTCCGTTGGATATCGAAACAGCGAAACGCCGAGGGTGGTTTTACCTCGACTCAAGATACCGTGCTCGGTCTCGAGGCGCTCACAAAGTACGCGTCCGCTATGAGCCTGGCGAATACGGATCTCTCCGTACTGATCACCGCCAACGAGATTGACCATGCCTTCAAAATGCAAAACGAGAACAGACTCTTATTCAGGCAAGTTCAACTGCCCGTTCTACCGACGACGGTTGAAATCTTTGCGGACGGAGAGGGATGCGTTCTAGTGCAG AGTAACTTGAAATACAACGTACCACATGCGACTGGATCGGACGCATTCGATCTTTCGGTCAATGCTGAATCCGTGGCATCCGTCGACGAGTGTGCGATGCAGAGAATAACTGTCTGTGCACGATACAAAATGGCCGATGAAGAGAGCAACATGGCATTGATCGACATAGGCATGATCAGTGGGTACATACCCGACAGATCCAGCCTGCACTCCCTCCTCGAAAATCCTAGCACGT ATGTCAAGAGATTCGAAGAGGATCGAGACGTCGTCAGTATCTACCTGGAAAAATTAACCACTCAAAGAACTTGCATATCATTCATCGTGACCAGAGAAAATGTTGTCGATCGCCCCGAAGCGGCGAATGTTAAATTGTACGATTACTACCAACAGGAACTCACCGTGTCTTCG AGTTATAACTTCGCACCGACCTGCAGTAGTTCCGGCGTAAACGAGGGTCCGGGAATACCAAATCCAATGCCAAACGAACCAAATGTCAGAAATACCACTACACGTGGAAACTCTCCGACCACCACATCTACTGCTCGCAGTACCACAGATAGAGATATCAACGTTGTGCTTTTGCCCGTTGAGGCTCATTCGGACGTTGCGGAGGGACCTGCTGTCTTAAGGCACGCCAAGAACATGAGAAGTGATTCGAAACTTCCGGAAAATGTGGTAGCGGCTTTACCGTTGGTTACCGATAAGCCAGAATTGAAAACGGTTCCACCGGCGAAAATCACGGAATTGATAGAGAAGTTCAAAGAGAAAATTGCCGCTAGAAATATGGAAATCAAGGCCAAAGTTAATGGTACACTTATGACGACAGGAATCGAACCAAAACTTGAAAATGTTTCTCTGGTAGAAAATTCggatataaaaatgaacagTGACGGACTCGAAGAAACTGGGCATGTCAGAACCGAGAACGACAATTCGGTTCGAGAATTCAAACAAGCTTATAAGAAAGacaacgatgaaattttcaaacacataGACG TTATGCAAGATATGGGAAGCGGGGAAGcaccgaacgaacgagaatTCGGTCTAAATCCCGCTTTTGTGGAGGTAGATCACGATTTGGAATTGCCCGATGGAATAGAAGGACCTGAACCGGTGTTTGTAAAACCCGATAAGGTGGTTACGTTCGATGGCGAAGATCGTGGCGAAGATGCATCGGTAACAAATGACGACATCCAAAATCCAGAACAAACCAAACCAACGTACGAAAAAGTGTCTCACGGCCAAGACGTTGAGACGACGAGAACGATCGGCGAAAATCTTGAAGACGGAATGATCGTAGAACCTGAACAATTCATGATTGAGCAAGAATCGCTTCCTTCGACAC cttCAAGTTTAAAGACATCATGTCCGACCTGTTTGGGAAACATACCGAAGAACATAAGTGAAATATACTGTAAGGCAAAAAGCGTAGTTAAAGTGGCAATCAGACGATTCCATAAAGCAAGATTACTATTGGATCTTCATGCGAGCAGGTCAACGAGCCGATTGCGTTCCACAATTGACTTGACTATTGATCCAGATTGTTCGTGTGAAATAATTGACACGT CGGGAGGATTCGCGCTACTAATTGATCAAAAAGATAGCACTCTCGCGTCTTTGGTAGATCACGTTGAGCAACATTTGGGGAAGAGCGTGACTATATACAAACTACCAAACACGCAGGGTCTTCCACCAGAAATAAAACAAGCCCGTGCATTGTGCTAA
- the LOC105686531 gene encoding pregnancy zone protein-like isoform X2: MSSGARMVFILAILQYFLQSPLGTAANPHRGYVFTAPKRLIAGETESGCLSIHHLSTPAHALLELLTTDDVAEEEILAASSFTLETGVEACLELLVPHTKYSVARLRLKVRFDKHPDYTINSEKDVYIEHDSHVTFVETDKPVYKPGQDVNIRILTVKHDLKPWKKPIPKIWIESPSEVRVAQWLNVSTDLGLVQLTFPLSPEPSPGIWKIKVEKKKFHLPIIDTKTFEVKKYVLPRFQVSITPPGYILANAENVTWNVCAKYSYGKPVKGSLHLKSTPQTPTWRRKQNLPEINYLTELNSEDGCVEFTVTGSELGLADWKVLPNNIMLTANFTEAGTGVVETATSRTNVVHQSLKLEFLPHTPQYFKLGLPYHGKLRVLKQDNTPAPNEKIQLCLKVRGKDDWLRVVVECRNFTSSSDGFIDFIVPPQHKNIESLSFVAAGVEYPTKYYSPDKRWRVFMDQPSAYMDTSPWYSPSDSYLSVAPGYQPIVCGEKYSFNVMYTMPINHETNEPISFHYSVNSKGDLLIFGHVKHKPHKDSVLNYSEFRNLLGAVETPANRTDQTHVVHRFPLSVKVTPSMAPVSELLLYYVRPDGETVATTYTIVVGNCFGNKVKTAWHEESQSPGGKTQFHIEAAPFSLCGISALDKSTMFLRGGKTNMMSKDDAFNQLKRFHIKPTDSPIQSRFNYCLKVKKQSQEEVEVDHLPRPAEEEPPFYDLRRRKRSMYYGRAHYIDAMQAFDDFGVIVMSDLTLETRPCSQISGVYFSTQRTAMTLEQTDTDGGPLFIRHRAMPLAYPLLTFDAQLNHDYLDPTDTADTATTIRSYFPETWLWELVQTGKEGTVTIERQLPHTITDWVGYTTCISPRHGLGIAPPTTITAFQSFFLDYTLPYSVKRGEMLHMKVSLFNYMQHSLPVKIKLEDARGLDLHLSRSVVSFCVDSRSSVVHEYILRPRVLGDVNITVSAAVDAEYPDPCGPDTLIHTRDVITKPILVLPEGFPVEVTKSAFICPKDFVDDSFVVWNLDLPEDLVAESARAYVSLIGDILGPALENLEKLVRLPMGCGEQNMVLFVPNIHVINYLEATHMENSALKAKAIKNMEKGYQRELNYRHPDGSYSAFGADNLSTEGSMWLTAFVVKSLAQAQHLIHVDERDLKFSVKWITKRQLENGCFPVRGQVFHKDMKGGLQDDNGSSLALTAYVLISLLESGVPLQPALTNNALHCLEKDSVSGDGNPYTLALTTYALTLLEHPRANDSLQALIGLATKHQDLIWWENKTKPSVGLSVEMTAYAILSLVKIGGETNMVTALRAVRWISKQRNAEGGFTSTQDTVLGLEALTKYASAMSLANTDLSVLITANEIDHAFKMQNENRLLFRQVQLPVLPTTVEIFADGEGCVLVQSNLKYNVPHATGSDAFDLSVNAESVASVDECAMQRITVCARYKMADEESNMALIDIGMISGYIPDRSSLHSLLENPSTYVKRFEEDRDVVSIYLEKLTTQRTCISFIVTRENVVDRPEAANVKLYDYYQQELTVSSSYNFAPTCSSSGVNEGPGIPNPMPNEPNVRNTTTRGNSPTTTSTARSTTDRDINVVLLPVEAHSDVAEGPAVLRHAKNMRSDSKLPENVVAALPLVTDKPELKTVPPAKITELIEKFKEKIAARNMEIKAKVNGTLMTTGIEPKLENVSLVENSDIKMNSDGLEETGHVRTENDNSVREFKQAYKKDNDEIFKHIDVMQDMGSGEAPNEREFGLNPAFVEVDHDLELPDGIEGPEPVFVKPDKVVTFDGEDRGEDASVTNDDIQNPEQTKPTYEKVSHGQDVETTRTIGENLEDGMIVEPEQFMIEQESLPSTPSSLKTSCPTCLGNIPKNISEIYCKAKSVVKVAIRRFHKARLLLDLHASRSTSRLRSTIDLTIDPDCSCEIIDTSGGFALLIDQKDSTLASLVDHVEQHLGKSVTIYKLPNTQGLPPEIKQARALC; encoded by the exons ACATCGAACACGATTCGCACGTCACATTTGTGGAGACAGATAAGCCAGTTTACAAGCCCGGACAGGACGTGAACATTAGAATCCTCACGGTGAAACATGACTTGAAACCGTGGAAAAAACCT ATTCCTAAAATATGGATCGAAAGCCCTTCTGAAGTCAGAGTGGCCCAATGGTTGAATGTTTCCACAGATCTCGGTCTTGTACAATTGACGTTTCCTTTGTCACCTGAACCTAGCCCG GGTATATGGAAGAtcaaagttgagaaaaaaaaattccacctaCCGATTATCGACACAAAAACTTTCGAGGTGAAAAAGTACGTGCTTCCGAGGTTCCAAGTGTCCATTACTCCTCCAGGATACATTCTCGCCAATGCTGAAAATGTAACGTGGAACGTTTGCGCCAA ATACAGCTATGGTAAACCGGTAAAGGGTTCGCTTCACTTGAAATCGACACCACAGACGCCCACATGGAGACGAAAGCAAAACCTGCCAGAAATCAATTACCTCACCGAG TTAAATTCCGAAGATGGATGCGTCGAATTTACCGTTACTGGTTCAGAACTTGGTTTGGCAGACTGGAAGGTATTGCCGAACAATATAATGTTGACAGCTAACTTCACCGAGGCAGGAACAGGAGTTGTTGAAACTGCTACCAGTCGAACAAATGTTGTCCATCAGTCACTGAAATTGGAGTTTCTGCCACACACCCCTCAATATTTCAAACTCGGATTACCATATCATGGAAAG tTGCGTGTACTGAAGCAAGACAATACCCCGGCACCGAATGAGAAGATCCAACTTTGCCTGAAGGTGAGGGGAAAAGACGACTGGTTGAGGGTTGTCGTAGAATGTCGAAATTTTACGTCCTCCTCCGATGGATTTATCGACTTCATAGTGCCCCCGCAGCATAAAAATATCGAGTCCCTCAGTTTTGTTGCAGCTGGGGTTGAATATCCAACGAAATACTACTCTCCGGATAAGAGATGGCGA GTTTTCATGGATCAACCATCCGCCTACATGGACACCAGTCCGTGGTATTCGCCATCGGACAGCTACTTGTCGGTGGCCCCCGGATATCAGCCGATCGTTTGTGGCGAAAAATACTCGTTCAACGTCATGTATACCATGCCGATTAACCACGAGACGAACGAACCGATCTCCTTTCATTATTCGGTGAATTCAAAGGGAGATCTACTGATATTTGGCCACGTTAAACACAAGCCCCACAAGGACTCCGTTCTCAATTATTCAGAATTTCGCAACCTCCTTGGAGCCGTTGAGACACCGGCGAACAGAACTGACCAAACTCACGTGGTGCACAG ATTCCCGTTGAGCGTCAAAGTAACCCCCAGCATGGCCCCTGTCTCGGAACTTTTACTGTACTACGTTCGTCCGGATGGAGAAACGGTCGCAACGACCTACACGATAGTCGTCGGTAACTGTTTCGGAAATAAAGTGAAGACCGCGTGGCACGAGGAGTCGCAAAGTCCGGGAGGAAAAACTCAGTTCCACATAGAAGCGGCACCGTTTTCGCTCTGCGGTATATCCGCTCTCGATAAATCGACGATGTTCCTACGCGGAGGAAAGACTAATATGATGAGCAAGGACGATGCCTTCAACCAGCTCAAAAGATTCCACATAAAGCCCACGGACTCACCCATTCAAAGTCGTTTCAATTACTGTTTGA AAGTGAAAAAACAATCGCAAGAGGAGGTGGAAGTCGACCATTTACCTAGGCCCGCCGAAGAGGAGCCTCCCTTTTACGATCTACGCAGAAGAAAACGGTCGATGTACTACGGCCGTGCTCACTACATCGACGCCATGCAAGCATTTGAT GATTTCGGAGTCATAGTGATGAGCGATTTGACGCTCGAAACCCGTCCGTGCTCTCAAATTTCCGGGGTCTATTTCTCCACGCAGCGTACGGCGATGACGTTGGAACAGACGGATACCG ATGGCGGTCCCCTGTTCATAAGACATCGCGCTATGCCGCTCGCCTATCCGCTGCTGACGTTCGACGCGCAGTTGAACCACGACTATCTGGATCCTACGGACACCGCGGACACGGCTACGACTATAAGGTCCTATTTTCCCGAGACTTGGCTCTGGGAGTTGGTGCAAACGGG GAAGGAGGGTACGGTCACGATAGAGCGTCAACTACCCCATACCATCACGGATTGGGTGGGTTACACCACCTGCATTTCCCCGAGACACGGACTCGGCATCGCCCCGCCGACGACGATCACCGCATTCCAGTCGTTCTTCTTGGACTACACCCTGCCGTACAGCGTGAAACGCGGCGAAATGCTTCACATGAAAGTGTCCCTCTTCAATTACATGCAGCACAGTCTACCC gtgaaaaTTAAGTTGGAAGATGCGAGGGGGCTCGATTTGCATCTGTCGCGTTCCGTGGTCTCGTTTTGCGTCGATTCGAGATCGAGCGTCGTCCACGAATACATATTACGACCTCGCGTCCTCGGCGACGTGAACATAACAGTTTCTGCAGCGGTTGACGCGGAGTACCCGGACCCCTGCGGACCGGACACCCTGATTCATACCAG GGACGTTATAACAAAACCAATACTTGTACTGCCGGAAGGTTTCCCAGTCGAGGTCACCAAATCGGCATTCATCTGCCCGAAGGATTTTGTCGATGATTCATTTGTTGTATGGAATTTGGATTTGCCCGAAGACCTGGTAGCGGAAAGCGCGAGGGCGTACGTTTCTCTGATTGGAGATATTTTAGGGCCGGCTTTAGAAAATTTGGAGAAGTTGGTGCGTCTGCCCATGGGATGCGGAGAACAGAACATGGTATTGTTCGTACCCAACATTCACGTCATTAATTACTTGGAGGCGACTCACATGGAGAATTCGGCGCTGAAGGCCAAGGCGATCAAAAACATGGAAAAAG GATATCAACGAGAATTGAACTACCGACATCCGGACGGTTCTTACTCAGCGTTCGGTGCCGACAATCTGTCCACCGAAGGATCCATGTGGCTGACCGCTTTCGTTGTCAAATCTTTGGCTCAAGCGCAACACTTGATTCACGTGGATGAGcgcgatttgaaattttccgtcaAATGGATCACGAAACGTCAGTTGGAGAATGGATGTTTCCCTGTACGTGGTCAAGTGTTTCACAAGGACATGAAG GGTGGCCTTCAAGACGACAACGGTTCTTCCTTGGCACTGACCGCGTACGTCTTAATATCTCTACTCGAATCCGGGGTGCCGTTGCAGCCGGCGTTGACGAACAACGCGTTACACTGCTTGGAAAAAGACTCCGTCAGCGGCGACGGCAATCCCTACACTTTGGCGCTGACAACCTACGCTCTGACGTTATTGGAACACCCGAGAGCTAACGATAGTTTGCAGGCGTTGATAGGGCTCGCGACTAAACATCAG GACTTGATATGGTGGGAGAATAAAACGAAGCCGTCCGTAGGTTTGAGCGTTGAAATGACGGCGTACGCAATTTTATCGCTGGTAAAAATTGGCGGGGAAACGAATATGGTGACTGCGCTAAGAGCCGTCCGTTGGATATCGAAACAGCGAAACGCCGAGGGTGGTTTTACCTCGACTCAAGATACCGTGCTCGGTCTCGAGGCGCTCACAAAGTACGCGTCCGCTATGAGCCTGGCGAATACGGATCTCTCCGTACTGATCACCGCCAACGAGATTGACCATGCCTTCAAAATGCAAAACGAGAACAGACTCTTATTCAGGCAAGTTCAACTGCCCGTTCTACCGACGACGGTTGAAATCTTTGCGGACGGAGAGGGATGCGTTCTAGTGCAG AGTAACTTGAAATACAACGTACCACATGCGACTGGATCGGACGCATTCGATCTTTCGGTCAATGCTGAATCCGTGGCATCCGTCGACGAGTGTGCGATGCAGAGAATAACTGTCTGTGCACGATACAAAATGGCCGATGAAGAGAGCAACATGGCATTGATCGACATAGGCATGATCAGTGGGTACATACCCGACAGATCCAGCCTGCACTCCCTCCTCGAAAATCCTAGCACGT ATGTCAAGAGATTCGAAGAGGATCGAGACGTCGTCAGTATCTACCTGGAAAAATTAACCACTCAAAGAACTTGCATATCATTCATCGTGACCAGAGAAAATGTTGTCGATCGCCCCGAAGCGGCGAATGTTAAATTGTACGATTACTACCAACAGGAACTCACCGTGTCTTCG AGTTATAACTTCGCACCGACCTGCAGTAGTTCCGGCGTAAACGAGGGTCCGGGAATACCAAATCCAATGCCAAACGAACCAAATGTCAGAAATACCACTACACGTGGAAACTCTCCGACCACCACATCTACTGCTCGCAGTACCACAGATAGAGATATCAACGTTGTGCTTTTGCCCGTTGAGGCTCATTCGGACGTTGCGGAGGGACCTGCTGTCTTAAGGCACGCCAAGAACATGAGAAGTGATTCGAAACTTCCGGAAAATGTGGTAGCGGCTTTACCGTTGGTTACCGATAAGCCAGAATTGAAAACGGTTCCACCGGCGAAAATCACGGAATTGATAGAGAAGTTCAAAGAGAAAATTGCCGCTAGAAATATGGAAATCAAGGCCAAAGTTAATGGTACACTTATGACGACAGGAATCGAACCAAAACTTGAAAATGTTTCTCTGGTAGAAAATTCggatataaaaatgaacagTGACGGACTCGAAGAAACTGGGCATGTCAGAACCGAGAACGACAATTCGGTTCGAGAATTCAAACAAGCTTATAAGAAAGacaacgatgaaattttcaaacacataGACG TTATGCAAGATATGGGAAGCGGGGAAGcaccgaacgaacgagaatTCGGTCTAAATCCCGCTTTTGTGGAGGTAGATCACGATTTGGAATTGCCCGATGGAATAGAAGGACCTGAACCGGTGTTTGTAAAACCCGATAAGGTGGTTACGTTCGATGGCGAAGATCGTGGCGAAGATGCATCGGTAACAAATGACGACATCCAAAATCCAGAACAAACCAAACCAACGTACGAAAAAGTGTCTCACGGCCAAGACGTTGAGACGACGAGAACGATCGGCGAAAATCTTGAAGACGGAATGATCGTAGAACCTGAACAATTCATGATTGAGCAAGAATCGCTTCCTTCGACAC cttCAAGTTTAAAGACATCATGTCCGACCTGTTTGGGAAACATACCGAAGAACATAAGTGAAATATACTGTAAGGCAAAAAGCGTAGTTAAAGTGGCAATCAGACGATTCCATAAAGCAAGATTACTATTGGATCTTCATGCGAGCAGGTCAACGAGCCGATTGCGTTCCACAATTGACTTGACTATTGATCCAGATTGTTCGTGTGAAATAATTGACACGT CGGGAGGATTCGCGCTACTAATTGATCAAAAAGATAGCACTCTCGCGTCTTTGGTAGATCACGTTGAGCAACATTTGGGGAAGAGCGTGACTATATACAAACTACCAAACACGCAGGGTCTTCCACCAGAAATAAAACAAGCCCGTGCATTGTGCTAA